A DNA window from Falco peregrinus isolate bFalPer1 chromosome 8, bFalPer1.pri, whole genome shotgun sequence contains the following coding sequences:
- the IL12B gene encoding interleukin-12 subunit beta isoform X1, protein MSHLPFALLSLFSFAALLEAQWKLRENVYVIESEWNDETPAKRVKLTCNTSDEALPVYWKKDTELRGTGKTLIAEVKEFPDAGNYTCLTANTHEIISYDFFLITKVDSNGQMIRSILKSFKEPNRTFLKCEAKNYSGIFICSWMTENESPNVKFTIRNLKGSQGDITCSSPVAHSDNSVTEYTAQCQKENYCPFAEEHQPIEMFLEVIDEVEYENYTSSFFIRDIIKPDPPQCQYVATNGTVTWTYPRTWSTPKSYFPLTFRVQVESTEKHKTQVYDTDEQSIQIPVTGPKDKISVQARDRYYNSSWSEWSALCR, encoded by the exons ATGTCTCATCTACCATTTGCCTTACTTTCATTATTCTCCTTCGCTGCCCTTCTGGAAGCACAGTGGAAACTGAGGGAAAACG TGTATGTCATTGAATCAGAGTGGAATGATGAGACACCAGCTAAAAGAGTGAAGCTCACCTGCAATACCTCTGATGAAGCACTGCCAGTTTACTGGAAAAAGGACACCGAACTGAGGGGAACTGGAAAGACTCTGATTGCTGAAGTGAAAGAGTTCCCAGATGCTGGCAACTACACCTGTCTGACAGCTAATACCCATGAAATCATCAGCTATGATTTCTTCCTCATAACTAAAGTAGACTCCAATGGGCAAATGATAAGGTCGATTCTGAAAAGCTTTAAAG aGCCAAAcaggacatttttaaaatgtgaagcaAAGAACTACTCTGGAATTTTCATATGTTCATGGATGACAGAAAATGAGAGTCCAAATGTGAAGTTCACAATCAGAAATCTAAAAGG CTCTCAAGGAGACATaacctgcagcagccctgtAGCTCACAGTGATAATTCCGTGACTGAATACACAGCCCAGTGCCAGAAAGAAAACTACTGTCCATTTGCTGAAGAGCACCAGCCAATTGAGATGTTCCTGGAGGTTATTGATGAGGTGGAATATGAGAACTACACTAGCAGCTTCTTCATCAGAGATATCA TAAAACCTGACCCACCCCAATGTCAGTATGTGGCCACAAATGGAACAGTGACCTGGACATATCCCAGAACATGGAGCACACCGAAGTCCTACTTCCCTTTGACTTTCAGGGTCCAAGTTGAAAGtacagagaaacacaaaacccag GTGTATGATACTGATGAGCAGTCTATTCAGATTCCAGTGACTGGGCCAAAAGACAAGATCTCCGTCCAGGCCAGGGATCGCTATTACAACTCATCCTGGAGTGAGTGGTCTGCACTTTGCAG ATAG
- the IL12B gene encoding interleukin-12 subunit beta isoform X2 — protein sequence MSHLPFALLSLFSFAALLEAQWKLRENVYVIESEWNDETPAKRVKLTCNTSDEALPVYWKKDTELRGTGKTLIAEVKEFPDAGNYTCLTANTHEIISYDFFLITKVDSNGQMIRSILKSFKEPNRTFLKCEAKNYSGIFICSWMTENESPNVKFTIRNLKGSQGDITCSSPVAHSDNSVTEYTAQCQKENYCPFAEEHQPIEMFLEVIDEVEYENYTSSFFIRDIIKPDPPQCQYVATNGTVTWTYPRTWSTPKSYFPLTFRVQVESTEKHKTQVYDTDEQSIQIPVTGPKDKISVQARDRYYNSSWSEWSALCR from the exons ATGTCTCATCTACCATTTGCCTTACTTTCATTATTCTCCTTCGCTGCCCTTCTGGAAGCACAGTGGAAACTGAGGGAAAACG TGTATGTCATTGAATCAGAGTGGAATGATGAGACACCAGCTAAAAGAGTGAAGCTCACCTGCAATACCTCTGATGAAGCACTGCCAGTTTACTGGAAAAAGGACACCGAACTGAGGGGAACTGGAAAGACTCTGATTGCTGAAGTGAAAGAGTTCCCAGATGCTGGCAACTACACCTGTCTGACAGCTAATACCCATGAAATCATCAGCTATGATTTCTTCCTCATAACTAAAGTAGACTCCAATGGGCAAATGATAAGGTCGATTCTGAAAAGCTTTAAAG aGCCAAAcaggacatttttaaaatgtgaagcaAAGAACTACTCTGGAATTTTCATATGTTCATGGATGACAGAAAATGAGAGTCCAAATGTGAAGTTCACAATCAGAAATCTAAAAGG CTCTCAAGGAGACATaacctgcagcagccctgtAGCTCACAGTGATAATTCCGTGACTGAATACACAGCCCAGTGCCAGAAAGAAAACTACTGTCCATTTGCTGAAGAGCACCAGCCAATTGAGATGTTCCTGGAGGTTATTGATGAGGTGGAATATGAGAACTACACTAGCAGCTTCTTCATCAGAGATATCA TAAAACCTGACCCACCCCAATGTCAGTATGTGGCCACAAATGGAACAGTGACCTGGACATATCCCAGAACATGGAGCACACCGAAGTCCTACTTCCCTTTGACTTTCAGGGTCCAAGTTGAAAGtacagagaaacacaaaacccag GTGTATGATACTGATGAGCAGTCTATTCAGATTCCAGTGACTGGGCCAAAAGACAAGATCTCCGTCCAGGCCAGGGATCGCTATTACAACTCATCCTGGAGTGAGTGGTCTGCACTTTGCAGGTAA
- the LOC101920514 gene encoding ovomucoid-like → MKITGAFVLLILADLCLSNAAEETEVDCSEYKRLERGKPIYCERLYQPFCGSDGKTYNNKCSFCKAVLRSRGALHMKQAGAC, encoded by the exons ATGAAGATAACAGGCGCCTTTGTGCTCCTCATCCTGGCAGATCTTTGCTTATCAA ATGCTGCCGAAGAGACTGAA GTAGACTGCAGTGAATACAAGAGGTTAGAGAGAGGAAAACCTATTTACTGTGAAAGACTCTATCAACCTTTTTGTGGCTCTGACGGGAAAACATATAACAACAAATGCTCTTTCTGCAAAGCAGTCCT GAGAAGCCGAGGTGCCTTACACATGAAGCAAGCAGGGGCATGCTGA